In Macrobrachium rosenbergii isolate ZJJX-2024 chromosome 47, ASM4041242v1, whole genome shotgun sequence, the following are encoded in one genomic region:
- the LOC136830949 gene encoding trichohyalin-like gives MSGNPVLRIRECCLQNPGIASLESGNCVLRILESRLQNLETASSESWNPLRPQNPGMPSPRGSVSETETKGRDRSCYVQTFYKMFFAALKAVCLKPIFIAIVVPAVLTTALNHLARCESGVLHQLNVCERYVLELQGRLDALKGSPTLRTTINLKGKATDSSAFAVLRRIWSFCPLVGRFLKSRQDLQRCEIMAQNLEKELEKVKPKLGFSQLLKTLLKENAGHVCLYSGMCLTIGGIVLLLILLSNTKQEIDPEQEKNGCEIDFVDSSLDQTEEIEEEEIEEEEAHQEKLTEKTSDPQNREELRQEMEMNFAEEKCRFEKRKEELEAEVGRLCNKISAIQKEREAEMENSTKAINDLKEVNNQHKAEIASLSKKIRAAQEDRKTVTERAAKTISNLQQLNKELEAEADLVFSDYEGLQRQREDEKEKATKTINDLHEIQDQLLMEIDSKEAEIEQHRSKNDDLEQSIRLLEGELERAKEQNRAQTEKQSQLLKEKEELQKAMKGQDRIIEEMSEEKERLQKELMDAKINDFVRDERYKVLVSELEAFKNKESFLENETASEVETELEDIQEEKVNEENQVIEESKEQMQKVESQEVEESEEERKIEKECLPEEANLETEENLSERRPANRNVRLGRKTIASPKPLPEIVTVKDRKEAHKPDEGCQDPQKKRKAERKLIIFDLEADQPQMDRRFLSSLSRPQPRRVPPQQDQEDTCIIFRGEKIQMKRLEEMEGEMTVELDISRNFHRAIYGVQGRTLEEIIERSGVALIEMPRRFEASDLITIIGTAQQVRLAAGHIERIINKLY, from the coding sequence ATGTCCGGGAATCCCGTCCTCAGAATCCGGGAATGCTGTCTTCAGAATCCTGGAATCGCGTCTTTAGAATCCGGAAATTGCGTCCTCAGAATCCTGGAATCCCGTCTTCAGAATCTGGAAACTGCTTCTTCAGAATCCTGGAATCCATTGCGTCCTCAGAACCCGGGAATGCCGTCTCCAAGAGGCTCTGTGTCAGAAACAGAAACTAAAGGTAGAGACAGGTCCTGTTATGTGCAgacattttacaaaatgtttttcgCAGCGCTTAAAGCAGTGTGCCTAAAACCAATCTTCATCGCTATCGTTGTACCCGCAGTATTGACCACAGCACTGAACCACTTGGCTCGTTGTGAAAGCGGTGTTCTGCACCAGCTTAATGTTTGCGAGCGGTATGTCTTGGAACTCCAGGGACGTTTGGACGCACTTAAAGGATCACCCACATTAAGGACGACGATCAATTTGAAGGGGAAAGCCACAGACTCTTCGGCCTTTGCAGTCCTTCGTCGGATATGGTCCTTCTGCCCTCTGGTTGGAAGGTTTTTGAAGTCCAGACAGGATCTGCAACGGTGTGAAATCATGGCCCAAAATCTggaaaaggaactggaaaaagtcAAGCCCAAACTTGGATTTTCCCAGTTGCTTAAAACTCTCTTGAAGGAAAACGCTGGTCACGTCTGCTTGTATTCTGGTATGTGTTTGACCATTGGAGGAATTGTATTACTGTTGATCTTGTTAAGTAATACGAAGCAGGAAATTGATCCAGAACAGGAGAAAAATGGCTGCGAAATAGACTTTGTGGATAGTTCTCTTGATCAGACCGAGGAAATTgaagaggaggaaattgaagaggaGGAGGCCCATCAAGAAAAGTTAACGGAGAAGACAAGTGACCCACAAAACCGGGAAGAACTACGacaggaaatggaaatgaattttgCGGAAGAAAAATGTCGCTTcgagaaaaggaaggaggagctgGAAGCTGAGGTCGGACGCCTCTGCAATAAGATTAGTGCCAtccagaaggagagagaagcagaaatgGAAAACTCGACCAAAGCTATTAATGATCTCAAGGAAGTAAACAACCAACATAAGGCAGAGATCGCCAGTCTCTCTAAGAAGATTCGAGCTGCCCAAGAAGACAGAAAAACAGTGACTGAAAGAGCAGCGAAAACGATCAGTAATCTTCAACAGTTAAACAAAGAACTGGAAGCAGAGGCTGACCTCGTCTTCTCTGACTATGAAGGCCTTCAGAGGCAAAGGGAGGACGAGAAGGAAAAGGCGACAAAAACCATCAATGATCTCCACGAAATCCAGGACCAGCTGCtgatggaaattgacagcaaggaAGCTGAGATTGAACAACATCGAAGCAAGAACGACGACTTGGAGCAATCAATTCGCCTGTTGGAAGGAGAACTGGAGAGGGCCAAGGAACAAAACCGAGCCCAAACTGAGAAGCAGTCCCAActtctgaaagagaaagaggaattgcAGAAAGCTATGAAAGGACAAGATCGAATTATCGAAGAGATGtctgaagagaaagaaagattgcaGAAAGAACTAATGGACGCTAAAATCAACGACTTTGTTAGAGATGAAAGGTACAAGGTCCTAGTTAGTGAGTTAGAGGCATTTAAGAATAAGGAAAGCtttcttgaaaatgaaacagCAAGTGAAGTAGAAACAGAATTAGAAGATattcaagaagaaaaagtgaACGAAGAAAATCAAGTAATAGAAGAAAGTAAGGAACAAATGCAAAAAGTCGAGAGTCAGGAAGTAGAAGaatcagaagaagaaaggaaaattgaaaaagaatgtcTGCCCGAAGAAGCTaatttagaaacagaagaaaacctCAGTGAAAGACGACCAGCAAATAGAAATGTGAGACTCGGCAGAAAGACGATTGCAAGTCCCAAACCACTGCCTGAGATTGTAACTGTAAAGGACAGGAAAGAAGCCCACAAGCCTGACGAAGGGTGCCAAGAtccccaaaagaaaagaaaagcggAACGAAAACTGATCATTTTCGACCTGGAAGCTGATCAGCCTCAGATGGACAGAAGATTCCTCTCAAGCCTTTCAAGACCTCAACCTCGACGTGTCCCTCCACAACAAGACCAGGAGGACACCTGTATAATATTCAGAGGGGAAAAGATTCAAATGAAGCGGCTGGAGGAAATGGAAGGAGAAATGACTGTCGAACTGGACATCTCGAGGAACTTCCACAGAGCCATCTATGGAGTCCAAGGAAGGACGCTGGAGGAGATCATCGAAAGGAGTGGTGTCGCCCTCATAGAGATGCCCAGGAGGTTTGAAGCATCAGATCTGATCACCATCATTGGTACTGCCCAGCAAGTTCGACTAGCAGCTGGTCATATTGAACGCATCATCAACAAGCTCTACTAA